One stretch of Pedobacter riviphilus DNA includes these proteins:
- the tssD gene encoding type VI secretion system tube protein TssD, whose amino-acid sequence MAFKTRLNLGSKEFDVLQCSFSLNRDVDAKGRPSSGVYGGTIHIEIESTEDTSVIESMVNNQYKPLSGNIVFKKGEEDAKMKELSFEDGYIIQYNEGIAVNDNTPMTLSFVVSARKLKLGNAEHENDWPKA is encoded by the coding sequence ATGGCATTCAAAACCCGTTTAAACTTAGGATCAAAAGAATTTGATGTACTACAGTGCAGCTTTTCATTAAATAGAGATGTTGACGCAAAAGGCCGTCCTTCATCAGGTGTTTATGGTGGCACCATCCATATCGAAATCGAATCAACCGAAGATACTTCGGTAATCGAATCGATGGTTAACAACCAGTATAAACCACTTTCAGGTAACATCGTTTTCAAAAAAGGCGAAGAAGATGCAAAAATGAAAGAGCTTTCTTTTGAAGATGGCTACATTATTCAATACAACGAGGGTATTGCTGTAAACGATAATACACCTATGACATTAAGTTTCGTGGTATCGGCCCGTAAGCTAAAGCTGGGCAACGCAGAACACGAAAACGATTGGCCTAAGGCCTAA
- a CDS encoding type VI secretion system Vgr family protein, translating into MEKKLITEINIENKAITHFASFSLKQAFNAHHYFELRFNHDQMGAPGMISLNDSRDFVGKTLTASFGYDAGSLQGFAGLVTKVELAQSHGYHGVLIVSGYSPTILIDRGPDLGSYLDKDLNTIVNLATSDVPSNDIKIVANAARKEPIDYLIQYRESDFDFLNRLSGEYHEWFYYDGKQLNFGKPDDQKEVALIYGRDVQNLQYAMEIAPIKNKRFAYNPKQDEMLQSESSGQGNGSPDLMHAIQVSNAMYSKTFNQPSLIRVDNSNDIKNHVQNEEKAHISNLLKVNASGDNAALSIGSIAEIMMSVRKELSFSTESMGKFLITSINHDIDGTGKYYNTFEGVVATTERILVKNYSKPSPDMQLADVIDNADPQGQGRIKVKFKWECKTNDVTEWLRVITPDAGSSDKVSKNRGFVFIPEIGDQVALTFEEGNIARPIVLGSVFHGKSGSGGSASNNSKSLTSKSGHTLTMDDGAGMVMKDKDSNFIELDGAGKAVFETKESILITCGESSIFMDKTGKIIIKGKDILTLGENIGNSATTSIGIGVGPEDGTPTSGIGIESQTLDIGTKTLSMSGETEANLASKKINVGGESETNISSGKINLN; encoded by the coding sequence ATGGAAAAGAAATTAATCACTGAAATTAACATAGAAAATAAGGCAATTACCCATTTTGCCTCATTTAGTTTAAAACAGGCTTTTAATGCTCATCATTATTTCGAGCTGCGGTTTAACCACGATCAGATGGGCGCTCCTGGCATGATCAGTCTGAATGACAGTCGCGATTTTGTAGGTAAAACCTTAACCGCATCATTTGGATATGATGCTGGTAGTTTGCAAGGCTTTGCTGGTCTGGTAACCAAAGTAGAGCTCGCGCAAAGCCATGGGTATCATGGCGTGTTGATTGTGAGTGGTTACAGCCCAACCATTCTGATCGATCGGGGACCAGATTTAGGTTCTTATCTCGATAAGGATTTGAATACTATTGTAAATCTTGCTACCTCAGATGTACCTTCAAACGATATTAAAATTGTGGCCAACGCAGCCAGAAAAGAGCCTATTGATTATTTGATCCAATATAGGGAAAGTGATTTTGATTTTCTGAACAGGCTTTCAGGCGAATACCATGAGTGGTTTTACTATGATGGTAAACAACTTAATTTTGGTAAACCAGATGACCAGAAAGAAGTTGCCCTGATTTACGGTCGCGATGTACAGAATCTACAATATGCAATGGAAATTGCACCGATCAAGAATAAACGTTTTGCCTATAACCCAAAACAGGATGAGATGCTACAGAGCGAAAGTAGTGGGCAGGGCAATGGATCGCCTGATCTGATGCACGCCATACAAGTTTCTAACGCGATGTATAGCAAAACCTTCAATCAACCATCTCTTATCCGGGTAGACAATAGCAATGATATTAAAAACCATGTTCAAAACGAAGAAAAGGCACACATCAGCAATTTATTGAAGGTAAATGCAAGCGGAGACAATGCTGCTTTGAGCATTGGCAGTATCGCCGAAATTATGATGAGCGTGAGAAAAGAACTCTCCTTCTCTACAGAAAGCATGGGCAAGTTTCTGATTACCAGTATCAATCATGATATTGATGGCACAGGTAAATATTATAACACTTTCGAAGGTGTGGTAGCGACAACAGAGCGTATTTTGGTAAAAAACTACAGTAAGCCAAGCCCAGATATGCAGCTGGCAGATGTAATAGACAATGCAGATCCGCAGGGGCAGGGCCGTATCAAAGTGAAATTTAAGTGGGAATGTAAAACCAATGATGTAACGGAGTGGCTGCGGGTAATTACGCCAGATGCCGGAAGCAGCGATAAAGTGAGCAAAAACAGGGGTTTTGTGTTTATCCCCGAAATCGGCGATCAGGTAGCTTTAACTTTCGAAGAAGGCAATATTGCCAGGCCAATTGTACTGGGCTCGGTATTTCATGGCAAAAGTGGAAGCGGTGGCAGTGCCAGCAATAATAGCAAAAGTTTAACTTCTAAAAGCGGACATACCCTAACCATGGATGACGGTGCAGGTATGGTAATGAAAGATAAGGACAGCAATTTTATCGAGCTTGATGGGGCTGGTAAAGCAGTTTTCGAAACCAAAGAATCGATCCTGATTACATGTGGGGAGAGCAGCATTTTTATGGATAAAACAGGAAAGATCATCATTAAAGGGAAGGATATTTTAACACTTGGAGAAAACATCGGAAATTCTGCTACAACCAGTATTGGCATAGGTGTGGGGCCAGAAGATGGAACACCAACTTCTGGTATTGGGATAGAATCACAAACCTTGGATATTGGTACTAAAACGCTTTCGATGAGTGGCGAAACAGAGGCCAATCTGGCTTCGAAAAAGATTAATGTGGGAGGCGAAAGTGAGACAAATATCAGCAGTGGAAAGATTAATCTAAACTAA
- the tssD gene encoding type VI secretion system tube protein TssD encodes MAFKARLNFSGKEYDVLHCAYALNRDVDAKGRPSSGVYGGTIDIEIESTEDTSIIEAMVNNQYKPITGTLLIKKTEEDAKMKEVNFEDGYIVKYSEGINIVGDHPMTLKFQISARKLKLGNAEHLNDWPKA; translated from the coding sequence ATGGCTTTCAAAGCTAGATTAAACTTTTCAGGCAAGGAGTACGATGTGCTTCATTGTGCCTATGCGTTAAACCGTGATGTAGATGCTAAGGGAAGACCTTCTTCCGGAGTTTACGGCGGTACCATCGACATTGAGATCGAATCAACCGAAGACACCTCAATTATCGAGGCGATGGTAAACAACCAGTACAAACCTATTACAGGAACCCTTCTGATCAAAAAAACAGAGGAAGATGCCAAAATGAAAGAAGTTAACTTCGAGGATGGCTACATTGTTAAGTATTCCGAAGGGATCAACATTGTAGGCGATCATCCGATGACGCTTAAGTTCCAGATTTCAGCGAGGAAGCTTAAATTAGGCAATGCCGAGCACCTTAACGACTGGCCTAAAGCCTAG
- a CDS encoding OmpA family protein — MPRGVKKIALDAHQVRMKNISIPNGFVLQGGTPVNFVVFEWMPDTNTTDQSRVQWMLEDKERKSIIKKYPGSGPRLKNFVINKKLSGNQQYYIEASLSGERDYKNPAGVYVRGYAPPLIIRSKWSLTEGGESLKAEPIQYGDSVVLSIETEGLNGNKLIIDVYNRVIGKNIHVKTYIDVPCEGGEVNITIGDTSLWYSRTNDVSLREFFITVKDQDTKQLILDSRKDKYHARFLRIEGRKITNNVAPIRTNTAGKIGQQPVNGKRYEPCGFTKIEINDGARFLLFDEGKIGLKGMKSDGFSKSMSIHFDFNKWSITSKAQTILNELAEYLFQNPYLPVELGAHTDVRGTDAFNDELSLKRAKSAVDYLVKKGVDGRRISAKGYGKRALIYKGQDVTENQHAENRRVTIKFKIFENNAETILFETIGPGQSLKKKLTLNVDNYTPPEGCILSGGKHQAVILKKIDSQTSPNTESLNVVAVVQKNKKADDMVFSPMDNKVFAFDYFMPHSQTPKQYFYYINSCRYFSNKSRPTVQVNVYSDIRWKFKFFVNMSSPLNVDWSNIPVISQRYEKLKETAQKLGTSYDAKTSGMEWGVELNADWNHDGSKFTKNDNYTLKFEGKIKDIYNIITSVRDITRALGTATKGGVRKMPFAGKLPLTVSILAPKFAVSVDWYLAHGKSKGVETNKIGTEFLIDVYFDPIIGLEVTFDLLGLVVTAASVAATGNTVAADLFMYAKEWAAKGFKSKYAEAKLDMYIDAVFVGSIAGGLKNGKINTASDQFQVEAKIESKIGVTLKAGIVASAKAMFLEYGKASVKGGLTAEASVAIRGSYNFQWDTYKGLLLKPGLILDPCVAKVAMFLEVGLSYKVVSTDWKPININENRTFWKAYDVMQGIANFTGRSPEFIIYKTKANNYLMKKLNFILLMCIPFLFQSCQGQNLDLEKLSLPTKSDQLKTLKLSNSGAGIGTREIQYTSYVPDAEGGIAFGGVAISKSTSNSEALARFFSKDEGKNFQGYTLNLFTSDVMEKVLAYLLKNKSQFKLVFDDGKDSEERARVFIANNTGNTYLILSRINGDGKKTGYIDGIAKGEDALLSSRIGGSFGYYEAYLEYKKHKSGNLSYLDFLRETNNDLYKQSNNLKQ; from the coding sequence AAAATAGCTTTAGACGCCCATCAAGTCAGGATGAAGAACATTAGCATTCCAAATGGCTTCGTTCTGCAGGGAGGTACGCCTGTAAATTTCGTTGTATTTGAGTGGATGCCAGATACTAATACGACGGATCAATCACGTGTTCAATGGATGCTTGAAGATAAAGAACGCAAGTCTATCATTAAAAAATATCCGGGTTCAGGGCCCAGGTTGAAAAATTTTGTAATCAACAAAAAACTATCAGGTAATCAACAATATTATATTGAAGCTTCCCTTTCTGGTGAAAGAGACTATAAAAATCCTGCAGGTGTGTATGTAAGGGGGTATGCACCGCCATTGATTATTAGATCGAAATGGTCGCTAACAGAAGGTGGCGAATCATTAAAGGCTGAACCTATCCAATATGGTGATAGCGTCGTACTTTCTATAGAAACAGAAGGCTTAAATGGGAATAAACTGATTATTGATGTTTACAATCGCGTAATCGGTAAAAATATCCATGTGAAGACTTATATCGATGTACCTTGCGAAGGAGGGGAAGTAAACATTACCATTGGCGATACTAGTTTGTGGTATTCGAGAACAAATGATGTTTCGCTGCGGGAGTTTTTTATTACCGTAAAGGATCAGGATACTAAGCAATTGATTTTGGATTCAAGAAAAGATAAATACCATGCCCGCTTTTTGAGGATAGAGGGTCGCAAAATAACTAATAATGTGGCCCCGATTAGAACCAATACTGCCGGTAAGATTGGTCAACAGCCGGTAAATGGTAAACGTTACGAACCTTGCGGCTTTACTAAAATCGAAATTAATGACGGCGCCAGGTTCTTGCTTTTCGACGAAGGAAAAATAGGCTTGAAAGGGATGAAATCTGATGGTTTCTCCAAATCGATGTCGATCCATTTTGACTTTAACAAGTGGAGTATAACTTCAAAAGCTCAAACTATTTTAAATGAACTGGCAGAGTATTTATTTCAGAATCCCTATCTGCCGGTAGAATTGGGTGCCCACACAGATGTTCGCGGAACAGATGCTTTTAACGACGAATTATCTCTTAAAAGGGCAAAATCAGCAGTTGATTATCTGGTAAAAAAAGGTGTCGACGGCAGGAGAATAAGTGCCAAAGGATATGGTAAGCGTGCTTTAATATATAAAGGCCAAGATGTTACCGAAAACCAGCATGCAGAGAATAGGCGTGTAACCATTAAATTCAAAATCTTTGAAAATAATGCAGAAACAATCCTATTCGAAACCATAGGGCCAGGCCAGTCTTTAAAGAAAAAACTGACGCTTAATGTCGACAACTATACCCCACCAGAAGGATGCATATTATCTGGTGGTAAGCATCAGGCTGTAATTTTGAAAAAGATAGATAGCCAAACCAGTCCTAATACAGAATCGTTGAACGTAGTGGCGGTAGTGCAAAAAAATAAAAAGGCCGACGACATGGTTTTTTCACCTATGGATAATAAAGTGTTTGCTTTTGATTACTTTATGCCGCATTCGCAGACACCTAAGCAGTACTTTTATTACATTAATTCGTGCAGGTACTTCAGTAACAAAAGCAGGCCAACTGTTCAGGTGAATGTATATTCAGACATCCGTTGGAAGTTTAAGTTTTTTGTAAACATGTCTAGCCCACTGAATGTAGATTGGAGTAATATTCCGGTAATTAGTCAGCGCTATGAAAAATTAAAAGAAACGGCGCAAAAACTTGGCACCAGTTACGATGCCAAAACAAGTGGTATGGAGTGGGGAGTAGAATTAAATGCAGATTGGAATCACGATGGCAGCAAGTTTACCAAAAATGATAATTACACGCTCAAATTTGAGGGTAAGATCAAAGATATTTATAATATTATTACCTCAGTACGTGATATTACGCGCGCTTTAGGTACTGCGACAAAAGGTGGCGTTAGAAAAATGCCTTTTGCCGGAAAACTGCCTTTAACGGTATCTATTCTTGCACCAAAGTTTGCTGTTTCAGTAGATTGGTACCTGGCACATGGCAAAAGTAAAGGTGTAGAAACCAATAAGATTGGTACAGAATTTTTAATTGACGTATACTTTGACCCAATTATTGGGCTGGAGGTTACTTTTGATTTATTGGGTTTGGTGGTTACTGCAGCATCTGTAGCAGCAACTGGTAATACCGTGGCGGCAGATCTTTTTATGTATGCTAAAGAGTGGGCAGCAAAAGGCTTTAAATCTAAATATGCCGAAGCTAAATTGGATATGTATATCGATGCGGTATTTGTGGGGTCAATAGCCGGAGGTCTCAAAAATGGCAAGATAAATACTGCTTCAGATCAGTTCCAGGTAGAGGCAAAGATCGAATCTAAAATTGGTGTTACTTTAAAAGCAGGAATTGTTGCCAGCGCTAAAGCCATGTTTTTAGAATATGGTAAAGCATCTGTCAAAGGGGGCTTAACCGCCGAAGCCAGCGTAGCCATTCGCGGGTCCTATAATTTCCAGTGGGATACATACAAAGGCCTGTTGTTAAAACCTGGCCTGATCCTTGATCCGTGTGTTGCTAAGGTGGCCATGTTCTTGGAAGTTGGACTTTCTTATAAGGTAGTATCTACCGATTGGAAACCGATTAACATCAATGAAAACCGCACGTTTTGGAAAGCATACGATGTAATGCAAGGCATAGCTAATTTTACAGGCAGGTCGCCAGAGTTTATTATTTATAAAACAAAAGCTAATAATTACCTAATGAAAAAGTTAAATTTTATTTTGTTGATGTGCATTCCCTTTTTATTTCAATCTTGCCAAGGTCAGAATCTCGATTTGGAGAAATTATCCCTTCCAACTAAGAGCGATCAGTTAAAAACGTTAAAATTATCAAATTCTGGTGCTGGTATCGGAACCCGCGAAATACAGTATACCTCTTATGTTCCTGATGCTGAAGGAGGCATTGCTTTCGGCGGAGTGGCAATTTCTAAATCAACTTCAAATTCTGAAGCATTAGCGCGTTTTTTCTCCAAGGATGAAGGGAAAAACTTTCAGGGTTATACCCTAAACCTATTTACATCCGATGTTATGGAAAAAGTTTTAGCCTACCTCCTAAAAAATAAAAGTCAATTTAAACTTGTTTTCGACGATGGAAAAGATAGCGAAGAACGCGCAAGGGTTTTTATCGCCAATAACACTGGCAATACCTATCTAATATTGTCGAGAATAAACGGCGATGGAAAAAAAACAGGCTATATTGATGGTATCGCTAAAGGAGAAGATGCTTTACTATCATCTAGAATTGGCGGATCATTTGGCTATTATGAAGCATATCTCGAATATAAGAAACATAAATCAGGTAATTTAAGCTACTTAGATTTCCTTCGTGAAACCAATAACGATTTATATAAACAGAGCAATAACTTAAAACAATAA
- a CDS encoding tetratricopeptide repeat protein, which yields MNPIQLELFKIDKQWQQVVRQHPSETLFLCLGERHEVNLFESYFKYQLTEESRTNDMFLLHYQEFQNKNDYGRSLVKEWKEIFDLWQKDTKAGVVWDVETGEGDKNYKTDAYFPVRALVRLCNLYPDLKLKKIYVQLAPTSIHDVAGLSEWINEWCSCIKAFDNHDIKLVYTEHHIHRTLKKLKQGTEFRINIDVSQLMQNAAAHTNREKNDPEADYQQQILIASNYLSKGKHEQANAILERAIVIAQKQGLHEAVVAARIMLAQSLAVKNKKNEARQQYEMALARAGANTLLSAHIHMSYGSFLLAHSGKDEAKKYFEKAIKIAEIIENDFIAMECTRLLGQLSDSKITGSAKAMGYYLRCLEIARKMPIEKRRQSSMAYTASIMLKKYGEESPEGKKLDRDMQQDYGEDWKSMAEVPKNHANPLS from the coding sequence ATGAATCCGATACAACTGGAACTGTTTAAAATAGATAAACAATGGCAACAAGTAGTAAGGCAACATCCATCAGAAACCCTGTTTTTATGCCTTGGAGAGCGGCATGAGGTAAACCTATTTGAATCATATTTTAAATACCAATTAACAGAAGAAAGCAGAACCAATGATATGTTTCTGCTCCATTATCAGGAGTTCCAGAACAAAAATGATTACGGTAGAAGTTTGGTTAAAGAATGGAAAGAGATTTTTGACTTATGGCAGAAGGATACAAAGGCTGGTGTTGTTTGGGATGTTGAAACAGGTGAAGGGGATAAAAATTATAAAACCGATGCTTATTTCCCTGTTAGGGCTTTAGTACGGTTGTGCAATCTCTACCCCGATTTAAAATTAAAGAAGATATATGTTCAACTGGCACCAACTTCCATCCATGATGTAGCTGGGCTATCTGAATGGATTAACGAATGGTGCAGCTGTATTAAAGCATTTGATAATCATGATATTAAACTGGTTTATACCGAGCACCATATACATCGTACTTTAAAAAAATTAAAACAGGGAACCGAATTCAGGATCAATATTGACGTTAGCCAGTTGATGCAGAATGCCGCGGCACACACCAACCGAGAGAAGAATGATCCTGAAGCCGATTACCAGCAGCAGATACTGATTGCCAGTAATTATTTAAGTAAAGGCAAACACGAGCAGGCCAATGCAATTCTGGAACGGGCAATTGTTATCGCTCAAAAACAAGGACTGCATGAAGCAGTAGTGGCCGCAAGGATTATGCTCGCACAGAGTTTAGCTGTAAAAAACAAAAAAAACGAAGCACGTCAACAATACGAAATGGCATTGGCCCGTGCAGGAGCAAATACGCTGTTGAGTGCACATATCCACATGAGCTATGGTAGTTTCTTACTGGCGCATTCGGGTAAAGATGAGGCTAAAAAGTATTTTGAAAAGGCAATTAAAATAGCAGAAATTATAGAGAACGATTTTATAGCAATGGAATGTACCCGATTGCTCGGGCAGCTTTCTGATAGTAAAATAACAGGCTCTGCAAAAGCAATGGGTTATTATTTGAGGTGTTTAGAAATTGCCCGGAAAATGCCGATTGAAAAACGGCGACAAAGTTCGATGGCTTATACCGCATCGATCATGTTAAAAAAATATGGAGAAGAAAGTCCAGAAGGTAAAAAACTAGATAGGGATATGCAGCAGGATTATGGAGAAGACTGGAAGTCGATGGCAGAAGTGCCAAAAAATCATGCTAATCCTTTATCGTAA